In Rhizobium sp. CIAT894, the genomic window CTGAATGTTGCGGGTGGTGAAGCTGTCGACCACCAGCACGGCGTAACCCCATCGGACCAGCCGCTGCGGCCAGAGGCCTTTGACGCTCAAACGCAGGCCGTCGCAGCCATGCAGAATGACGACGGCCGGGAAGGGGCCGTCACCCTGCGGGCGGGATAAATAGCCGAGCAATGGCGTGCCCGACGGTTGGGAGAGAATTTCGCCTTGTTCGGCAGCCTTGCGGATTCGAAAGGCGCTGAGCTTGACGGGCACGCTTTCGAACCGCACCAATTCGTCGGCATCGGCCGGGTTTCCCGCAAGCGTGACGCTGAGAAACGCGGCAAGGCAAAGAAAGAGTCTCGCGGCTTTCACGGAACGCCTCCACCGTTTGACCGAAGCCTGGTGATTGTACGCCGGAGCTGAAAGGCTGGCAAAGCGGGCGGGGCGGCGACCATCGCCGTGGGAGGTTCTTGATCGCTCTGCCATTGTGGATTTGCCACGGAACTCACCTCTTGCTCCGTCTTCCCAGGGCTTGCCCCTGGGATCCATGCCCGCTGCTGGTGGAGGCAAGGTGGATTCCAGGCTCAAGGCCTGGAATGACGGAGTTTCGGGGTAACGTCCGCATATCGCTGCCGGCTCGGAAATCGATCGAAGTTAGCGCTTGATCACCGCCTGGCGGATCACTTAAGACTACCGTAAATCCAAGCTGCGAAATTTGAATCCAGAGGTGATGTCGACGGTCAAGTCGGCGCCGCCCTTCGAACGCATGCGCCGTTCGCCAAGGCTTGCGAACCGGTCCGCGTCAGAGCCGCCACCGCAGATTTGCCAGGGAGCTTACCCTTTGCTCCGTCTTCCCAGGGCTTGACCCTGGGGTCCATGCCCGCTGCTGGTGGAGGCAAGGTGGATTCCACGCTCAAGGCCTGGAATGACGGAGTTTCGGGGTAATTTCCGCATATTGCTGCCGGCTCGGAAGTTAGTGCTTGATCACCCCCCGGCGGATCACTTAAGACTACCGTAAATCCAAGCTGCGAAATTTGAATCCAGAGGTGATGTCGATCGGCGCCGCCCTTCGAACGCATGCACTGTTTGCCAATGCTTGCGAACAGGGGCTTGCGAACACGGGCTTGCGGACGGTCAGCGTCCGAGCTGCCATCTCAGATTTGCCATAGCGCTCACCCCTTGCTCCGTCTTCCCAGGGCTTGACCCTGGGATCCATGCCCGCTGCTGGTGGAGGCCAAGGTGGATCCTCGGGTCAAGCCCGAGGAGGACGGAGCAAGAGTTGAGCGCTGTGGCAAATCTACTGAAGCAGCATCGTGCGGCCGCATCGGCAGCGCATCCACCATCACAAGGAGAACTGCAATGGACCCTTCGATTGCTCCGGCCTCGCGGGCCGCCGTTGTGACGCCGAATGACAGTGCCATTGTCGGGGCGCGCGCGCTCTATATCGGCACGGCGGGCGATGTGGCGATTGCGCTGCGGCGCGACGTGGATCCGGTCGTCTTCAAGAGCGTGCCGGCCGGGACGATCCTGCCGGTGCATGCGGCGATCGTGGCGCTGACCGGGACCACGGCCTCCAACATCATCGCGCTGTTCTGAGCTTCAGACGCAATCTCCATGGGCAGACCGACCAAGTTCACCCAGGCGCTGGCGGAAAAGATCTGCGAGCGGATCGCTGACCGGGAAAGCCTGCGGACGATCTGTCGGGATGAGGATATGCCGGCGAAATCGACGGTGCTCTCCTGGCTTGCCGATGAAAGCAAGGCGGCCTTTCGGGCGCGTTATGCGCTGGCCCGCGAGATCCTCGCCGACGGTTTCGTCGACGAGCTGGTCGAGATTGCCGACGACCGCAGCAATGACTGGATCGAAAAGAAGAATGCTAGCGGCGAAACCACCGGCTGGCAGGAGAACGGCGAGGCGATCAGGCGCTCGCAGCTGCGCATCGCCACGCGGCAATGGGTCGCCGAGAAGCTGAGGCCGAAGAAATACGGCGCCAAGGCCGAGCCCGAACAGGGCGTCACCGGCGAAGTCTCGCAATTGCTGGAAGATATCAATGGCAAAACCCGCGGACTTCCAAACGGCGGTTGACCAGTTTTCCGACTGGCGCTGGCGGCTGAACAATCTCTACTGGATCACCGACAAATCAGGCCGGCGCGTCAGGTTCGAAATGAACGTGATGCAGACGACCTTCTTCGAGCAGATGCATTATCTGAACGTGCTTTTGAAGGCCCGCCAGCTCGGTCTCACCACCTTCATCCAGATCTTCATGCTCGATGCCTGCGTCTTCAACCGGGATATCAGGGCGGGCACCATCGCCCATACGCTCGGCGACGTGCAGACGATCTTTCGGGACAAGATCAAATACCCCTATGACAATCTGCCCGAAGGCATTCGCAATGCCGTGCCCGTCGTCAGGACCAACCAGACCGAACTGCTGCTCGCCAACAATTCGAGCATCCGGGTCGGCACCTCGCTGCGGTCGGGAACGCTGCAATATCTGCATATTTCCGAATATGGAAAGCTCTGCGCCAAATATCCCGAGAAGGCGAGGGAAGTCCGCACCGGCGCTCTGAATACGGTGCAGGCCGGCCAGCTGGTCTTCGTCGAAAGCACGGCGGAGGGCCAGGAAGGGCATTTCTATTCGCTCTGCGAGGACGGCCAGGTCAAGCAGCGCCAGGCGGCGAAGCTGACCGAACTGGACTTCAAGTTTCATTTCTTCCCCTGGTGGAAGGAGCCGCAATATTCGATCGCGGCCGATGGCGTCATCCTCAGCGATGCTTTCGTCAAATATTTCCGCCAGCTCGGCGAACAGGGGATCACGCTGACCGACGGGCAGAAGGCCTGGTACGTCAAGAAGGCCGAAACCCAGCTCGGCGACATGAAGCGCGAATATCCCTCGACGCCCGCCGAAGCCTTCGAGGCGAGCGTCGAGGGCGCCTATTACGCCGATCAGATGGCGGTGGCCGACGCCGAGGAACGCATCGGGGTTTTCCCGCATGTCGATGGTTATCCGGTTCATACCATCTCCGATATCGGCATGGACGACACCAACAGCGTCTGGCTGTTCCAGGTGCTGCCCGGCCGGGTGCGGATGATCGGTTATTTCGAGCATACCGGCACCGGCATGGACGGCATGCTCGATGAGCTGGCACGGCGCAGTACCGAGCACGGCTATGTCTACGGCGTGCACAACATGCCGCATGACATCAAGGTCAGGGAATGGACGCGCGGCGGCATGACCCGCATCGAGATCATGCTGAGAGAGGTCAGGGCGCGCGGTCTCGGCACGGTGCGCAAGGTCGAGCGCGCCTATGTCCATGACCGCATCAACGGCACGCGGCGCATTCTGGCAAAGGTCGAGTTCGACCAGGCCGGCTGCATCGAGGGCATCAAGTGCCTGAGGAACTACCGCAAGGACTGGGACGAGGATCTCGGCGTCTTCCGCGACGAGCCGCTGCACAACTGGGCCTCGCACGGCGCCGACGCTTTCGGCGGCCTGGCGATCATCTTCACCGGCCTGGCGCCGGAACCCTTGAAGCCCGCACCGAAGGCGCTGGCGACCTTCCAGACGATGACATTCAACGAATTTGCCGATTCCACCCCGAGACAGAGCGAGCGTGTTTGATGGAAGATGAAGCAACGGCTCCAGAGGGCGGAGAACATTGGGATCCGGCAAAGGTCGGCGCCCACTGGCAGCAGGAACTCGAGCGCGCCCAGCGCTATTTCAAGTCCTGGCACGACCGCTGCGTCAAGATCGAGAAGATCTATCTCGACCAGCAATCGGACCAGACGAGCGCCGCCAAGCGCCGCTTTCCGATGCTCTGGGCCAATACGTCGGTGATGCAGCCGGCCGTCTATGCCCGCGTGCCGCAGCCTGTGGTCGAGCGCCGCTTCAAGGATGCCCAGCCGGTGGCGCGCATCGCCTCGGAACTGGTCGAGCGCAATCTCGCCTATACCGGCGACGAGGCCGATCTCGATTCCATCATGCGGGCGGTGCGCGACGATTTCCTGCTCTGCGCCCGCGGCACGGTGTGGCTGCGCTATGAGGCCGATTTCGAGCCGCTCGACATGGGCGTCCAGCCCTCGGACCCGGCGGTAGCCCAAGGTCCTGGCGCAGGCTTGCCCGGAGGCATCGGCGGCGAGATCGGCGCCATGGGCGGTCCTCAGCCCGAGGTGATCGCCGACGAGCGCGTGTGCATCGATTATGTCCACTGGTCCGATTTCCTGCATTCGCCGGCCCGCCGCTGGAAGGATGTCACCTGGGTGGCGCGGCGCGTGCCGATGACCGACGAGGAGATGGAGAAGCGCTTCGGCCCCGACGCGATGGCATCGCGGGCGGCGGAAGGTGCCGCCGGCAAAAAGGGCGAAAGCCAGGCCGAGCGCGCCGAAAACGAGGGCAAGACCCATATCTGGGAGATCTGGTGCAAGAGCGAGAATTATACCGTCTGGATCGCCGACGGCGCGCCGGTGGCGCTTGAGGTTTCCGAGCCGCCGCTGGAGCTGACGCATTTCTGGCCGTGCCCGCGCCCGGCCTACGGCACGATGTCGACGAGCTCGCTGATCCCGGTTCCCGATTATGTCTATTATCAGCAGCAGTGCGACGAGATCGATCTCTTGACCAAGCGCATCAACAAGCTGACCGATCAGCTCCGGCTGAAGATCTTCTATCCCTCCGGCGACGGCGCGATCTCGCCGGCGATCGAGAAAGCGATGCGGCCTGAGAACGACATGGTCATGGTGCCGATCCCGGAATGGGCGGCGTTCACCGACAAGGGCGGCTCGAAGGCGATCGTGACGCTGCCGATCGATGAGGTGCAGAAGGTGATCGTCGCCTGCATGGCGGCGCGCAAGCAGCTGATCGAGGATGTCTACCAGATCACCGGCATATCCGACATCGTGCGCGGCGACACGCAGGCGTCGGAGACGGCGACGGCGCAGCGCATCAAGAGCCAATGGGGTTCGATCCGCATCCGCGACCGCCAGGCGGAGCTCGCCCGCTTTGCCCGCGACATCATCCGCCTTGCCGGCGAAATCATCTGCGACCAGTTCCAGCCGGAAACGCTGATGCTGGTGAGCGGCATCAAGCTTCCCACCATGGCCGAGAAACAGCTGGTGCAAATGCAGATGCAGCAGATGCAGATGGCGGCGCAGCAGGCGGCCATGCGGGCGCAGCAGACCGGTCAGCCGGCCCAGTCGTCCCCAGGAATGGCGCCGCCCGAAATGCCGCCGCAGCTGCAGCAGATGATGGGGCAGCCGACGATCGACGAGGTGGTGCAGCTCCTGCGCAATGACAGCATTCGCGGCTTCCAGATCGAAATCGAAACGGATTCGACCATCGAGCCCGACGAGGACGCCGAAAAGCAGCGCCGCATGGAATTCGTCCAGATGGTCGGCGGCTTCATGCAGCAGGCCGGCGCCATGGCGCAGCAGAGCCCGATGCTGGTGCCCGTCATGGTCGAGACGCTGCTCTTTGCCGCCCGCGGCTTCCGGGCCGGCCGTCAGCTGGAAAGCACGCTGGAGCAGGTGGGCGCTCAGCTCTCGCAGGCCGCCAGCGCCCCGAAACCGGAGCCGCAGCCTGCGCCCGGCGAGATGATCAAGCTGAAGACCGCTCAGGTGAAGGCCGGCGCCGAACAGCGCAAGGCCGAGCTTGGCGTGGCGCAAGCCGAGATCGAGCACCGCGCCACGGTGGAAAAGGCGCGCGGCGAGATGGCGGCGCAGGCGATCGATCAGATGCGCTCTGCGCAATCCCTCTACCAATAAGCAGCGGGGAGCAAAACATGAGAGAACGCTATTGCCGCGTCTGCGGCGGCTGGCACGCACTCGACCAATGGCCGCACAGTTGCATGCCGGCGCGAAATGCGGCGCAGTCCGATCTGCCGGCACCGCATTTCGTCAGCGACAGCATCGATATCCGGTCGATGCATGACGGCCGGCACTACACCTCGAAAGCCAAGTTGCGTTCCGAGTACCGCGCGGCCGGCGTGGAAGAAATCGGCAATGAGAAACCCCGGCCGATCGAAAAACCGACGACGGATCGCAACGAGATCCGCAAGGAGCTGCGGCGGGTCTACGCCGAATACAACGCCTGACGCATGTTGCCCGGAAGTGTGCAGCGGTTCCGGGATTACGACATGCACAAAGGCTTAACCGGGCATCAATCCCCGACATAGGAAATTTCCCAATGGATATGGAAGACCTCAACGAGGCCGGCAACGGCAGCGAAGATTTCGGTGCGTTCGACGACAAGCCCGTCAGCATCCGCGACAGCCTGAAGGCGGCGATCGATACCGTCGAAGGCACTGGACCGGGCGATATATCAGGCCAGTCACGCGACGGCGAAAATGGCCGCTTCCTGGCCAAGGGCCAGGAGCAAGCCGGCGCCCAGCAGATGCTGCAGGCTGAGAGTCGCGGGCAGGGCGCCGAACAGTCTGCCGCCGGCAGCAGCCGGGTGCCGCCCGGCTGGTCGGCGGAAGCCAAGGCGCAGTTCACCAGCCTTCCCGGCGAAGTGCAGGCGGCGATCGCCAAGCGCGAACAGGAGGTCGATAACGGCTTCCGCGTGCTGCAGGATTACAGGGGCCTCGAGGAGTTCACGCCGCTGATCCGCCAGGCCGGCATGACCCATGCCGATGTCATGCGCCGGGCGATCGACTGGGAAAAGGCGCTGATCCGCGATCCCGTCAACACCGTTCTTCACGTCGCCAAGGTGGCCGGGGTCAATCTTCACGCCCTCGTCAACGGTCAGACGGGGGAGGCCCTGCAGCGCAATGCGCAGCAGGTACAGCCACAGCCTCGATCCATCAATGTCGAGGCCACGGTCGAACATGTTCTGCGGAAAAGGGACACCGAAACTCAAGTCGATGCCTTCCTTTCCGACCCGGCAAACGCGCATGCCGAAGATGTGCTTGACGATATGGTCGCCCTTATCAACGCCGGGCGGGCATCATCGCTTCAGGACGCCTACGACGCCGCATGCTGGATGCGCCCGGACATTCGCCGCCAGTTGATCAGCCAGACTGCGCAGCCCGTCCGAGACCACCAAGCCCAGAGGGCCGCAGCGGCAGATCAAGCCCGCCGCGCCTCGCGATCCATCTCTGGTTCTTCCGCACCGGGCCCGACCCGCGATGCGGCAAGGGGCCAGCCCACCTCCATCCGCGACTCGCTGCGCGACGCCATGCGTTTTTCGCGCGGCCAAGTCTGATCAAAGGCCAATTCTGATCAAAGGCCAAGTCTGATTAAAGGAACGATCGATGCCCATCTCGCCCAATCTCTCTGAAATCGTCACCACGACGCTGCGCAACCGCAGCGGCACGGTCGCCGACGACGTGACGAAGAACAACGGTCTTCTCACCCGTCTGAACAGCCGCGGCCGCAAGAAGCCGATCTCCGGCGGCCGCACCATCGTCCAGGAACTGCAATATCAAGAGAATGGCAGCTTCAAGCGCTATTCCGGCTACGATATCCTGAACGTCCAGCCCTCCGACGTCATCACCGCCGCCGAATACGATCTCAAGCAGGCCGCGGTCGCCGTCTCCATGTCCGGCCTCGAACAGCTGCAGAATTCCGGCGAGGATGCGATCCTCGACCTGCTCGAGCAGCGCATCGAGAATGCCGAAACGACGCTGAAGAACAACATCGCGCTCGACTGCTATTCCGACGGCACGGCCGATGGCGGCCGGCAGATCGGCGGCCTGCAGCTGCTGATCTCGACCTC contains:
- a CDS encoding terminase small subunit protein; translation: MGRPTKFTQALAEKICERIADRESLRTICRDEDMPAKSTVLSWLADESKAAFRARYALAREILADGFVDELVEIADDRSNDWIEKKNASGETTGWQENGEAIRRSQLRIATRQWVAEKLRPKKYGAKAEPEQGVTGEVSQLLEDINGKTRGLPNGG
- a CDS encoding terminase yields the protein MAKPADFQTAVDQFSDWRWRLNNLYWITDKSGRRVRFEMNVMQTTFFEQMHYLNVLLKARQLGLTTFIQIFMLDACVFNRDIRAGTIAHTLGDVQTIFRDKIKYPYDNLPEGIRNAVPVVRTNQTELLLANNSSIRVGTSLRSGTLQYLHISEYGKLCAKYPEKAREVRTGALNTVQAGQLVFVESTAEGQEGHFYSLCEDGQVKQRQAAKLTELDFKFHFFPWWKEPQYSIAADGVILSDAFVKYFRQLGEQGITLTDGQKAWYVKKAETQLGDMKREYPSTPAEAFEASVEGAYYADQMAVADAEERIGVFPHVDGYPVHTISDIGMDDTNSVWLFQVLPGRVRMIGYFEHTGTGMDGMLDELARRSTEHGYVYGVHNMPHDIKVREWTRGGMTRIEIMLREVRARGLGTVRKVERAYVHDRINGTRRILAKVEFDQAGCIEGIKCLRNYRKDWDEDLGVFRDEPLHNWASHGADAFGGLAIIFTGLAPEPLKPAPKALATFQTMTFNEFADSTPRQSERV